A part of Anabas testudineus chromosome 9, fAnaTes1.2, whole genome shotgun sequence genomic DNA contains:
- the LOC113151121 gene encoding AP-3 complex subunit sigma-1, protein MIKAILIFNNHGKPRLSKFYEHYSEDTEQQIIRETFHLVSKRDENVCNFLEGGMLIGGSDYKLIYRHYATLYFVFCVDSSESELGILDLIQVFVETLDKCFENVCELDLIFHVDKVHNILAEMVMGGMVLETNMNEIITQVDAQNKMEKSEAGIAGAPARAVSAVKNMNLPEMPRNINIGDISIKVPNLPSFK, encoded by the exons ATGATAAAAGCCATTTTAATATTCAACAACCACGGGAAACCAAGGCTTTCTAAATTCTACGAGCATTAT AGTgaagacacagagcagcagatcatCAGGGAAACCTTCCACTTGGTCTCGAAACGAGATGAGAACGTCTGTAACTTCCTTGAGGGTGGAAT GTTGATTGGAGGATCAGACTACAAGCTCATCTACAGACATTACGCCacactgtactttgtgttttgtgtagaCTCTTCCGAGAGCGAACTAGGAATTTTAGATTTAATCCAG GTATTTGTAGAAACGCTGGATAAATGCTTTGAGAATGTCTGTGAGCTTGACTTAATTTTCCATGTAGACAAG GTTCACAACATTCTGGCAGAGATGGTGATGGGCGGCATGGTCCTGGAGACCAACATGAATGAGATAATCACACAGGTGGATGCTCAGAACAAGATGGAGAAGTCTGAG GCGGGTATTGCAGGAGCGCCTGCTCGTGCCGTATCAGCTGTAAAGAACATGAATCTCCCGGAAATGCCCAGAAACATCAACATTGGTGACATCAGCATAAAAGTGCCAAATCTACCTTCCTTCAAATAG
- the cdo1 gene encoding cysteine dioxygenase type 1, protein MDQTEVVKPETLDDLIKTLHKIFESDCINVEEVQDIMESYESKPQEWMKYAKFDQYRYTRNLVDEGNGKFNLMILCWGEGHGSSIHDHTNSHCFMKLLQGQLKETLFKWPDSKSHGEMIQRSQRILQENKVAYINDSIGLHRVENVSHTECAVSLHLYSPPFQTCQTFDQRTGHKNAVKMTFWSKFGERTSFETTVSQENN, encoded by the exons ATGGATCAAACCGAGGTGGTGAAACCAGAAACTCTGGACGACCTGATTAAAACCCTCCACAAGATCTTCGAGAGTGACTGCATCAATGTTGAGGAGGTCCAAGACATCATGGAATCATATGAGAGCAAACCTCAGGAGTGGATGAAGTACGCCAAGTTTGACCAGTACAG GTACACAAGGAACCTGGTTGATGAGGGTAATGGGAAGTTCAACCTCATGATTCTATGCTGGGGTGAAGGCCACGGCAG TAGCATCCATGACCACACAAACTCCCACTGCttcatgaagctgctgcagggtCAGCTGAAAGAGACACTGTTCAAGTGGCCGGACAGTAAGTCTCATGGAGAAATGATCCAGAGATCACAGAGAATCCTCCAGGAAAACAAGGTTGCCTACATAAATg ACTCCATTGGCCTGCATCGTGTGGAAAATGTCAGCCACACAGAATGTGCAGTCAGTTTGCACTTGTACAGCCCCCCCTTCCAAACCTGCCAGACCTTTGACCAGCGGACGGGGCACAAAAACGCTGTCAAGATGACCTTCTGGAGCAAATTCGGAGAGAGGACTTCATTT GAGACCACAGTCTCACAAGAGAACAACTAA